A window from Cryptomeria japonica chromosome 1, Sugi_1.0, whole genome shotgun sequence encodes these proteins:
- the LOC131036613 gene encoding protein IQ-domain 26: protein MGRASKWLRSLLGAKKESKQNVAPPPPAFKETFVDENKKAPKEKRRWSFRRSVKDQTAEPAISIVEPRPSYLLETESEQSKHAIAVAAATAAAADAAVAAAQAAAAVVRLTSTGCNPSYGIAAREQWAATKIQTSFRGYLARRALCALKSLVKLQALVRGHIVRKQAAETLRSMQALVRVQAVVRARRVRMSEEGQAVQRQLLQRRQQESHQQRSSDGWNGNTYSMLQHEAKVQSRQAAAVKRERALAYAFSQMEMERRLDESAKIVEVDTCRPKPSSSRKKNSISESESMEENMPCTTFSTHYPRYHSTIQSAKPTYSPPQTEGQLASPILVSPSQSECVTASALQDFSPRTLSAQYGYCEDTTFSTAESSPQYFSAASKAEVRRGPFTPTKSEYVESFFQEYSAFPNYMANTESSKAKVRSHSAPKQRPESSEKFALMTKKRTSLPKSAENRLNILGARMQRSSSHVGATCKGYLFSGSMMLDRSTMSLKDSECDTVSVNNGDYRRGLMMIENGEHQKRPSPGKRR, encoded by the exons ATGGGGAGGGCTAGTAAATGGCTTAGAAGTTTATTGGGAGCGAAGAAAGAATCTAAGCAAAATGTTGCTCCTCCTCCTCCTGCCTTCAAAGAGACTTTTGTGGATGAAAAT AAGAAGGCTCCCAAGGAAAAACGCAGGTGGAGCTTCAGAAGGTCGGTAAAAGACCAGACTGCAGAGCCAGCAATATCAATTGTGGAACCCAGGCCCTCATATCTTTTAGAGACTGAGAGTGAGCAGAGCAAGCATGCTATTGCAGTTGCTGCCGCTACAGCTGCTGCTGCTGATGCAGCTGTTGCAGCTGCCCAAGCAGCTGCGGCTGTTGTCAGATTAACAAGTACTGGATGCAACCCTAGCTATGGAATTGCTGCCAGAGAGCAATGGGCCGCTACAAAGATTCAGACTTCATTCCGAGGATATTTG GCAAGAAGAGCTCTGTGTGCCCTTAAAAGCTTGGTAAAGTTGCAGGCATTGGTTCGAGGCCACATTGTGCGAAAGCAAGCAGCTGAAACACTGCGCAGCATGCAAGCACTAGTTAGAGTTCAAGCCGTGGTCCGCGCCCGTCGAGTCAGAATGTCTGAAGAAGGGCAGGCAGTTCAGAGGCAGTTGCTTCAAAGGCGCCAACAAGAGTCCCACCAACAGAGATCTAgt GATGGATGGAATGGCAACACTTACAGCATGCTGCAGCATGAAGCCAAGGTACAGAGCAGACAGGCTGCTGCTGTGAAACGCGAGAGAGCATTAGCTTATGCATTCTCACAGATG gagatggaaagaagattggatGAAAGTGCAAAGATTGTTGAGGTGGATACCTGCAGGCCAAAACCAAGTTCCAGCAGGAAGAAGAATTCAATCTCAGAATCTGAATCAATGGAGGAAAACATGCCTTGTACTACATTTTCAACTCATTACCCTCGATATCATTCAACTATTCAATCTGCCAAGCCTACCTACTCCCCTCCTCAGACTGAAGGACAACTTGCTTCTCCCATACTTGTTTCTCCTAGCCAGTCAGAGTGTGTGACTGCATCAGCTTTGCAGGATTTCAGTCCAAGAACCTTGAGTGCACAATATGGGTATTGTGAAGATACCACATTTTCCACGGCAGAGAGTAGTCCACAGTACTTCTCAGCAGCCTCAAAAGCTGAAGTTAGAAGAGGTCCATTTACTCCAACCAAATCTGAATATGTCGAGAGCTTCTTTCAAGAGTATTCTGCCTTTCCAAACTACATGGCTAATACCGAGTCCTCAAAAGCTAAAGTTCGTTCCCATAGTGCTCCCAAGCAAAGACCAGAGTCTTCCGAGAAATTCGcattgatgacaaagaaaagaaCATCTTTGCCAAAGTCTGCAGAAAATAGGCTCAACATTTTGGGGGCACGGATGCAAAGGTCTTCCTCTCACGTTGGGGCAACCTGCAAGGGGTATCTTTTTTCAGGATCCATGATGCTAGATAGATCAACAATGTCTCTGAAAGATAGTGAATGTGATACAGTTTCTGTAAACAATGGAGATTACAGAAGAGGCTTGATGATGATTGAG AATGGAGAGCACCAGAAAAGG CCTTCTCCAGGCAAGCGGCGCTGA